The region tatgtgGATTGGAGTTATTATTTCACTTATagtaagcataagtgaaacgaacatattagcaattaaaaagTAAGTTTTGGGTAAAACTTTACATATGCTTTCTTATCGTTAAAAACAagtgttgtaaaataaactacgatgaaaaatccctaaaatcaacttcaaaattaagctctaaaattcaaatttggcgTATGATTATTTAAAGTTGTCAAAAGATGAGGTCCAGTTCTTTTGGGAACAAAATTGTGGTGGTGCTGATGTTGTACTTGATTGATCTACATTAGTTGGATTCTGTCCTGTGCTCTTATATTAATACTAGAATAATGTCACCATGTTGCATGAGTTTTAACATTTAATTTGGCCACTCAAACACAGGTGATATTGCTTCAACTGGATGCGGCTCTACTCATATATAGTCAATTTGCGGCGATCTTCTAAACGAATCATGTATTCCCAATCTAGCCAGTTTCATGGAGGATTAACACAGGGTTTAGCACTACGGAAGTGTTCACAGTCACAGTCACCGAGTTATCATGTGAAGCTGGGTCCTGTCGATTGTTTTGTTAATAGGAATATCAAATCTTCTGAGCGGCCTAGTCTGAGGTACTTTGCCAGCTTAGTGGGTCGGCAATTCCGTTGTGGACTGTCAGGCAGAGAGGGTAGTTTAAATATGAAGATGGACATGCATTCACGCGACAAATTTTCTAGTATGAACTGGAATTGGAGAGGTTTGCACCATAAAATTGGAGGTACAGCTGGTGGACTTTTCTTAGGTTTTGCAGTTTCTGGAATAGCAAACAATGAGGTTCCTGTGGAGATAAGCATAAGTGATTCAGCAGCATCTTCCAGTTCAACTCATGGGAAGGAAGTCTATACGGATTATTCAGTAACAGGTGAGTATTCACTTGTTAGGTTTAGCTATTTTGCTTGGGTTAATTTGGAACTTGGGAATGGTCAAAGCATAACATCTAGCTGATAAACATGTTTACAAAATTCCTAGGGATTGCTGGAGATGGAAGATGTTTGTTCCGCTCATTGATTCATGGGGCATGTTTTAGGGCAGGAAGATCCATACCTAATGAAGATCTTCAGAGAAAACTAGCTGACGAATTGAGGGCAATGGTATAGCTTGCTTCCTATTTATAGTCATactttgattatttgtcttgttgCCATTCAGAAAGCTCAGGTataatttcattgtttttaGGTTGCTGATGAATTTATTAAGAGACGGGAAGAATCGGAATGGTTAGTTGATAACCTTCCTCATCATCTTTTATGTTGCTGTAAGTTGTCATCACTTGTATCCCTGTGACTTCTGTGTTTTGATGTAATACCGAATTGCAGGTTTGTTGAGGGAGATTTCGATACATATGTGTCCCACATTAGGCATCCACATGTGTGGGGCGGTGAGCCAgaattgttgatggcatcACATGTTCTTGAGTAAGTAATGCTGTAATAGGGTCTGTTGCATCCTAATTGCTTTGATTTAAAAGCGGGAAAAAGGTGATATATAATCatgtaaaaaacattttaggCCCTAAATTCCAATAACGTCACCATGAAACATGATGGATtggatatttttaattgaattgattaaatttaggATGGTtgggttttaaaaaatcagacagCTAAAAAGAATCAAACCCATATTGGTGGAGCGAAAACGTGGCTATGAGATATTCAAGCAGCATAGACTCATGAGCTGTCTGCAGCTGTGGTCTTATGGAGTACTAGAGAACTAACATCATTTTCTGTTCTCAGGATGCCAATAACGGTTTACatgcatgatgatgatgccgGTGGTTTAATAGCAATTGCTGAATATGGCCAACAGTATGGGGAAGAAGATCCAATCCAAGTTCTATATGATGGTTTTGGTCATTATGATGCTCTACAAATTCCAGCAAAAGGGGCTCCCAGTACATGATCTATGATTTTTTGGAGTTCAATGTTCAAATGGTAGGTTTTGGTTTAACccattttcctttctttccatGCATATACAAGTATCGGAGTACTGACAGTTGACAATCTTGCGCTAGTGTG is a window of Oryza brachyantha chromosome 8, ObraRS2, whole genome shotgun sequence DNA encoding:
- the LOC102707990 gene encoding OVARIAN TUMOR DOMAIN-containing deubiquitinating enzyme 4-like, whose amino-acid sequence is MRLYSYIVNLRRSSKRIMYSQSSQFHGGLTQGLALRKCSQSQSPSYHVKLGPVDCFVNRNIKSSERPSLRYFASLVGRQFRCGLSGREGSLNMKMDMHSRDKFSSMNWNWRGLHHKIGGTAGGLFLGFAVSGIANNEVPVEISISDSAASSSSTHGKEVYTDYSVTGIAGDGRCLFRSLIHGACFRAGRSIPNEDLQRKLADELRAMVADEFIKRREESEWFVEGDFDTYVSHIRHPHVWGGEPELLMASHVLEMPITVYMHDDDAGGLIAIAEYGQQYGEEDPIQVLYDGFGHYDALQIPAKGAPST